One Cucurbita pepo subsp. pepo cultivar mu-cu-16 chromosome LG11, ASM280686v2, whole genome shotgun sequence DNA window includes the following coding sequences:
- the LOC111805974 gene encoding NHP2-like protein 1: protein MTGEAVNPKAYPLADAQLTITILDLVQQAANYKQLKKGANEATKTLNRGISEFVVMAADTEPLEILLHLPLLAEDKNVPYVFVPSKQALGRACGVTRPVIACSVTTNEGSQLKSQIQQLKDAIEKLLI, encoded by the exons ATG ACAGGAGAAGCAGTGAATCCCAAAGCCTATCCTTTGGCCGATGCGCAGCTCACAATTACTATTCTTGATCTTGTTCAGCAGGCTGCTAACTACAAGCAGCTCAAGAAGGGCGCGAATGAAG CCACTAAGACGCTGAATAGAGGAATTTCGGAGTTTGTAGTGATGGCTGCTGATACTGAGCCGCTTGAGATTCTTCTCCATCTTCCATTGTTGGCTGAAGATAAG AATGTGCCTTATGTATTTGTCCCTTCAAAGCAAGCTCTTGGCCGAGCATGTGGTGTCACTAGACCTGTAATTGCATGCTCTGTAACAACAAACGAGGGAAGCCAATTGAAATCTCAGATACAGCAACTGAAG GATGCCATTGAGAAGCTGTTGATTTGA